One stretch of Carassius gibelio isolate Cgi1373 ecotype wild population from Czech Republic chromosome B1, carGib1.2-hapl.c, whole genome shotgun sequence DNA includes these proteins:
- the LOC127948590 gene encoding protein ELFN1-like gives MAEAQMSISPGSKGNGGGMMNSALLCWAMALVFLSLTRVPVVQGDCWLIEGEKGFVWLAICSQNQPPYENIPLHINSTIVDLRLNENKIRSIHFSSLSRFGNLTYLNLTKNDISYIEDGAFSAQFNLQVLQIGFNKLRNLTEGMLRGLGRLQYLYLQANQIETVSANAFWECPAIENIDLSMNRIQLLDGATFRGLSKLTTCELYANPFSCSCELLGFLRWLVAFPNRTSERMACDMPPGFSGYSLLSQNPRMPRFRNAFHALSSVCTDDNVTPNLQGSSDECTPTMLSPCGLDDCSSGTLPEETISISPTFVDPDSHPLMKLKDVTHTSATISIQIPNPFRKMYILVLYNNSFFTDIQNLKSQREDIELQNLKSHTNYTYCVASIRNSLRFNHTCLTISTGPRTLQEHVVNGSATHYIMTILGCLFGMLIVLGVVFHCLRKRKKQDEPKSKKLEKMKRNLIEMKYGTELEQGTISQLSQKQILSAGETVQRMPYLPTASDSDQYKMQEISGTPKTTKGNYMEVRSEQPERSVRECSVPPSETSQGSVAEISTIAKEVDKVNQIINNCIDALKSDSTSFQAAKSGAVSTAEPQLVLLSEHPPGKSGFLSPVYKGGYHHPLQRHHSIDAPQKRASTSSSGSLRSPRSFRSEGAYRSESKYIEKASPLHESGIITVTPAAAILRAEAERIRQYSEHRHSYPGPHHIEESIEVSGSRKSSILEPLTRSRPRELSYSQLSPQYHNLSGYSSPEYSCRPSLNLWERFKLHRKRNRDEEEYIAAGHALRRKVQFAKDEDLHDILDYWKGVSAQQKS, from the coding sequence ATGGCTGAAGCACAGATGTCTATTTCACCTGGGTCCAAGGGAAATGGAGGAGGTATGATGAACAGTGCCTTACTTTGCTGGGCTATGGCCCTTGTGTTCCTCTCACTGACAAGGGTGCCTGTTGTTCAGGGTGACTGCTGGTTGATTGAAGGGGAAAAGGGATTTGTATGGTTGGCAATCTGCAGCCAGAACCAGCCACCATATGAAAATATCCCATTGCATATTAACAGCACAATTGTTGACCTGCGACTCAATGAGAACAAGATTCGAAGCATCCACTTTTCTTCCTTAAGTCGCTTCGGCAATCTCACATACCTGAACCTGACAAAGAATGACATCTCTTATATTGAAGATGGGGCTTTCTCAGCCCAGTTTAATCTTCAAGTGTTGCAGATTGGCTTTAACAAGTTGAGGAACTTGACTGAGGGAATGCTTAGAGGATTGGGACGCTTACAGTACCTATACCTTCAGGCTAACCAGATCGAAACCGTCTCAGCCAATGCCTTCTGGGAGTGTCCTGCGATAGAAAACATCGACCTTTCCATGAACAGGATTCAGCTTCTGGATGGTGCTACATTTCGTGGTCTGTCAAAGCTTACAACATGTGAGCTCTATGCAAACCCGTTCAGTTGCTCATGTGAGCTGTTGGGATTCCTGCGCTGGCTTGTTGCATTCCCAAACCGGACAAGTGAGCGGATGGCATGTGACATGCCCCCTGGCTTTTCAGGCTACAGTCTCTTGAGTCAGAACCCCAGGATGCCAAGATTTCGGAATGCCTTCCATGCACTCTCCTCTGTCTGCACCGATGACAACGTGACACCGAATCTTCAAGGGTCTTCAGACGAGTGCACTCCAACAATGTTAAGTCCTTGCGGACTGGATGACTGTTCCTCAGGAACATTACCAGAGGAGACCATAAGCATCAGCCCTACCTTTGTGGATCCAGATTCACATCCTCTAATGAAACTAAAAGACGTTACCCACACAAGTGCGACAATCTCGATTCAGATTCCAAATCCGTTTAGAAAAATGTACATCCTTGTCTTGTATAATAACAGCTTCTTCACTGATATCCAAAACCTGAAAAGCCAGAGAGAAGACATTGAGTTACAGAACCTTAAATCTCACACTAACTACACTTACTGTGTGGCATCCATTCGTAATTCATTGAGGTTTAACCACACCTGCCTGACCATCTCAACAGGACCAAGGACATTGCAAGAACATGTGGTAAATGGTTCAGCCACTCATTACATTATGACCATCCTCGGTTGTCTCTTTGGGATGCTAATCGTTCTGGGTGTAGTGTTCCACTGCTTAAGAAAGCGCAAAAAGCAAGACGAGCCAAAGAGCAAGAAGCTGGAAAAGATGAAAAGAAACTTGATTGAGATGAAATATGGAACTGAACTGGAACAAGGGACTATATCACAGCTTTCCCAGAAACAAATTCTGTCCGCTGGTGAGACTGTACAAAGGATGCCATACTTGCCAACTGCCAGTGACTCAGATCAGTATAAGATGCAAGAGATCTCTGGGACACCAAAGACCACAAAAGGGAATTACATGGAAGTGAGATCAGAGCAACCAGAGCGCAGTGTTAGGGAATGCAGTGTTCCTCCATCAGAAACCAGCCAGGGATCTGTTGCAGAGATATCCACTATTGCAAAAGAAGTGGACAAAGTAAACCAGATCATCAACAACTGCATCGATGCACTCAAATCCGATTCAACATCATTCCAGGCTGCAAAATCTGGTGCCGTGTCCACAGCGGAGCCGCAGTTGGTCCTTCTATCAGAACACCCACCGGGCAAGTCTGGGTTTCTGTCTCCAGTATACAAAGGAGGCTACCATCATCCTCTACAGAGACACCACAGTATTGATGCCCCGCAAAAGCGTGCAAGCACATCCTCGAGTGGTTCGTTGCGCAGTCCACGCTCTTTCCGTTCCGAAGGAGCTTACAGATCAGAGTCCAAATATATTGAAAAGGCATCTCCACTCCATGAATCAGGAATCATAACAGTCACTCCAGCTGCTGCGATCCTGAGGGCGGAGGCAGAGCGGATTCGACAATACAGCGAACACAGGCACTCCTACCCTGGTCCCCACCATATAGAGGAGTCGATAGAGGTGTCAGGGAGTCGGAAGTCATCCATTCTGGAGCCGCTGACACGCTCCAGACCACGGGAGCTGTCCTATTCACAGCTCTCACCGCAGTACCACAACCTGAGTGGCTACTCCAGTCCTGAGTACAGCTGTAGGCCTTCTCTTAACCTGTGGGAGCGTTTTAAACTCCACCGCAAACGCAATAGGGATGAGGAAGAGTACATTGCAGCAGGTCATGCATTAAGGAGGAAAGTACAGTTTGCCAAAGATGAGGACCTACACGACATTCTGGACTACTGGAAAGGAGTCTCTGCTCAGCAGAAATCATGA